Below is a window of Falco peregrinus isolate bFalPer1 chromosome 3, bFalPer1.pri, whole genome shotgun sequence DNA.
aaaaacaaatataactACCTCTAGGATCTTGATTTTATGATCAGCAAGCTTTTTAATCTGTGGCAGTTCAGACTGACCTATCATTTGGGTCCATTTGTAAAGCCTGGCAAAGAGGCTACATTTCACACTGTCCAGTTTGATATAATGGTCGCAGGCAAATGGTCACCTCCCAAACATGGACCTGTTGGTAAAAGTGGAGTGATTCAAGTAACAGGAagatgaaagggaaaaacaagctgaaaagTGAACTGACCCCAGTATTTTTTTGGAAGTGAGTCAGTTGCCCAGTTTTGACAAAAACATAAAGTGCCTTGCAGATAGCTTTCAAGAAACTCAGCCGTTTTTCTCTGGAGATCtttacagcagcacagcatccctTTCCCAGCATAGGCCGCTCTTCAAAATCACAGCAGACAGTATTTTAGCATGCTGCTGGCAAGGGGGGTGTTTGCTTTGGAAAGGTGTTAGGGAATATAATGCTGCTATATGCACACACTGCCCATTGCTTTATGTCCTCTGCAGAACAGATGTCATCATGCTTTGGGCCTTGCCTTCACTACTCCCTCGTTCAAAGCATTTGGCGgtttttgtagggtttttttttcctttttcgGTCTCTGAAGGCAAGAAAGTCTGTGGGGACCGAGATTTTCGAAATGAGCTTTTCCTCCCTGTACTACAGAGTCCCAGGAGGATGGACATACCCGGTGTGGAGGTGAGCAGGTGTAAGAGGGGTGGAATATGCATACCTGCTGTGCTGAAGAAACAAGATTGTCACATCATTCCCTgacacaaaaaaatgcagaaatacgcgcacacacacacacacacgcacacatcTGTATTTGTATCTATTTTTCATCCACATTTATGTATCGATTTTTATAGGTATATGCTTTATATATGCGATTATCTGTCTAGGTGGGTAGATGTACACACAGTAAACACATTCACAGAGACgcatttaaaagcaattatgtCCCTACACACGACCACACAGTTTCCGTGTATCTGCATTACATGTGTGCCCTACACATGGGCACTAAACCCTGACGGCGTGCAATCTCCTGGCCCTGGGAGCGACGACACCCGCGTACAGACCCGCACGGGTGCCACACCTCCCCCCACACCTGCGGACCTGCCCCCGGGCCGTGGCTACCGCGCCCCAGCCCGCCACCCGcggccgccgctccgccgcccccggccgtccggccggcggggccgcgctgcccgTGCTGCCGCAGCGCGGGGCGGAGCGCAGCGgagcggccgggcggcggcgctgcggaccgggccgggccgggccgggccgggccggtcggggccccgccgcctgccgccccgcccccgccccgccgagGCCCGCAGCGGCGGTGCCGCCAGGCGCGTAGGCAGCGCGGGgtgcgcggcgcggcggcgggggctgcggcaggGCTTCCCCGAGCGGCCCCTCTCCCCCCGCCGGCGGCGCCGAACAAAGGGCCGGAGCGCGCTCCGCCGCTGCGGGCGAGCGCGGAGCCAGGGGGTGCCGCCggcctcccccccacccccctcccggGGGAggcgcccggcgcggcgcggggacCGGCCCGCCGGGGAGCCGCCGGGGATTGGCTCGGCCGGCTGCGAGCCGAAGGTGCTGGGAGAAGCCATCTGCAGCGCAGGCGATTTCGCCCGCTGTGcgtgggggggaggggggctctcCCTTGCgggtggtttggggtttcttctccctcctttttaatctctctccctcttttttgggggtgtcttttttcctcttctccttttcacGGGATCATGGCCACGGCAGCGGGGCCGTGATgtccctgggagcagccccgcTGCTGCAATGCTGCCCGCAGCAGCCGTAGCGAGGGGAGGCGTTTGAACGGCGGCCGGCGGCCGCACACCCTCCCCGCGGCAGCGGCCTCCCCGCCCGCCCAGCGccgtgcccccctcccccgcgaGCAGCAAATCCGCTGAGCAGGgctttaaattaataataataataaaaccccacCGACCCATAAAGGCGAGAGGGAGAGCGGAGCCGCGCACAACATGGCCACTCTGCTGCGGAAAATCGGGCTGATCCGGCTGCACAACCGGGACACGGAGGACcccaagcaccaccaccaccaccaccgcagcagcagccagcagggctCCTCGCTCAGGGGCAGGGGCAACcagaagaacagcagcaacaagcCGCAGCCGCAGGCCccccccgggggcggcggcggctgcagcagcagcagcagcagcgagagCAGCCCCGGGGGCCACAAGAACAAGAAGGCGCCGGAGCTCTCCAAGCAGCCCTCGCAGCCGCGCTCGGGCGGCGGCAGGGAGAAGCCGCGGGAGGCGGCCAGGGAACCCGGCGCCGGTAAGGAGGCGGCGcagcggcccggccccggccccggctccggGTGCGGGTCGGGGCCGGCGCCGCTGGTGCCGCTGCCGTCGGGGTCGGGGCCGCTGGCGCCCGCGGGCcggcagcagcactgcacgCAGGTGCGGACCCGGCGGCTGATGAAGGAGCTGCAGGACATCGCGCGGCTCAGCGACCGCTTCATCTCGGTGGAGCTGGTGGACGAGAGCCTCTTCGACTGGAACGTGAAGCTACACCAGGTGGACAAGGACTCGGTGCTGTGGCAGGACATGAAGGAGACCAACACGGAGTACATCCTGCTCAACCTCACCTTCCCCGACAACTTCCCCTTCTCGCCGCCCTTCATGAGGGTGCTCAGCCCCCGCCTGGAGAACGGCTACGTCCTGGACGGCGGAGCCATCTGCATGGAGCTGCTCACCCCCCGCGGCTGGTCCAGCGCCTACACCGTGGAGGCCGTCATGAGGCAGTTTGCGGCCAGCTTGGTCAAGGGGCAGGTAGGGGGTCGGTGGGCTCCGCTCTGCGtgcgtggggcagggggctaTGTGCCTGCGCGCCTACTTGGATGGGAACCCCATAGGGCGGTGGGTCAGGCCCCGCCTGTGGCCGACCTTGGCCGGGCCTGGGGGACGGGTGTCCGCCGAGGACCCGGCGTGGCtggtgggaaggaggcagggacACACGTGTTTTGCCCGTCTCGGGCAGGTGCGGTGGAGGTACGGGGCAGCgtggaggggcagggagcacaAGCATCCATCGCAGTCTCCTGCGTGTCTTTTGTTGTGTGCGGTGCCAGGATGTCACTCTCGTTGCCCCCGAGGGCCACCTCCCTCACCACAAAGTGAAAAGGGCTCTTCAGGCTCCAGAGGGGTTTGGGGTTCAGGTCCTCCGCCTCCTGCCCTTCACCAGCGCGTCAGCCATACTTGCTGGTCTCCTGCATGAAGTGCTGCCTCTGGTGCAGGGCGCgatgctggagctgctgcccccGGGTCTTTGTCTGGTGCTGTCCTGCACAGCATCCctcagggggtgggggggaggagaggCCACCCTGGGCCTGGGGTTTGGCACacagggcagaggtgcagcaCAGGGTCACGCTTGGAATTGCTGCGTGAGCTGCCAGCAAAGTTGTGCCGCTTTAGAATCTCCCTGCCTGAAAGGAACACATAATTTCGGGTacgtgctgcagctgcagcggCCAGACGGTTCCTGCCAGCTCTCCTCTCCGGAGGAGGTGCATGGTGCCCCTGGCAGAGGATCTCGCCTGAGCTGAGTCAATGTGgtttatggatttttttgttttgttttgtttttttccctttctctcctgcaGAGTATCCTTAGAAGAGAAGTATTTAATAAGCGGTTTTTAATAAATGGTTAAATACTGCCGTGAAAAGTGTAGCCAGTCCTTTATGGTTATTGTAGTGGGCAGTATACACATGGCTGGTGACAGGGTGATTTTCCTGTTCACTTCATGAATGCCCTTGAACCCAGGGGACATGCACAGCTCCACATCTGTCAGTAAATGATGCTAGGTAACTTGAATTCATATCTTGgcaaggaggaggggaggaagagtAAATAATAACATACGTTCCGTTGGTTTAAAAAGGAGGTTACTCCTGTTTGCCTCCATGGAACCGCTTGCATGAGCAGAAGTAAAGTCTTGGTTTCTCTTaagactgaaaattaatttttattatttaatggACTCTTTTGTAAGtgggttttcctcctttttctcagtTTGATTTGGGCTActgctccctttttttttaatcaggtaGTATTTTTCTCTGCACTTTGTTTGAAGAGGTCAAGTTT
It encodes the following:
- the UBE2QL1 gene encoding ubiquitin-conjugating enzyme E2Q-like protein 1; translation: MATLLRKIGLIRLHNRDTEDPKHHHHHHRSSSQQGSSLRGRGNQKNSSNKPQPQAPPGGGGGCSSSSSSESSPGGHKNKKAPELSKQPSQPRSGGGREKPREAAREPGAGKEAAQRPGPGPGSGCGSGPAPLVPLPSGSGPLAPAGRQQHCTQVRTRRLMKELQDIARLSDRFISVELVDESLFDWNVKLHQVDKDSVLWQDMKETNTEYILLNLTFPDNFPFSPPFMRVLSPRLENGYVLDGGAICMELLTPRGWSSAYTVEAVMRQFAASLVKGQGRICRKAGKSKKSFSRKEAEATFKSLVKTHEKYGWVTPPVSDG